CCTGGCGCAAATTGCAGAAATCAAGGAGATCGTCGGGCCGCGCCAGATTACGCGCCAGAACAGCCAGCGTTTTATCACCATTCAGAGTAATGTGGTGGGCCGCGACATAGGCTCTTTTGTGGCCGAGGCGCAAAAAGCCATCGATGAAAATGTGAGTTTGCCGCCCGGCTATCTGGTAACATGGGGCGGACAATTCCGCCTGCAGCAGGAGGCAAACAAGCGGCTGGCCGTGGTTATTCCCATTACGCTGATCATCATTTTTGTGCTGCTCTTTTCCAGCTTCGGTTCTCTGAAAAACACCTTTCTTATTTTGCTTAATATTCCGCTGGCGCTGGTTGGCGGCGTCGCCGCTCTGTGGATATTCGGACAGAATCTATCGGTGCCGGCTTCGGTGGGCTTTATTGCTTTGTTCGGCATTGCCCTGGAAAACGGCATGGTTCTTGTTTCCTATCTGAATAAGCTGTTAAAAGACGGCATGCCCATTGATGAGGCTTCGGTAAAAGGCGCGCTTTTGCGGCTGCGCCCTGTGCTGATGACCGCCATTACCACCGCTCTTGGATTAATTCCCTTACTGCTGGCAACGGGCGTGGGCAGCGAGGTACAGCGTCCGCTGGCCATCGTTGTGGTCGGTGGATTGGTTACGTCAACGATCCTTACGCTGCTGGTTATCCCGGCCATTTACAAGTGGTTTTCTATCAATACCGAAAGCGAACTGGAGGTCGATTAATGCTCAGCCCGGGAAACTCATCTCTTAAAATTTTAACTAAAAATAGGGAAAACAAATGAAACATATAATCGCATACATAAAACCGCACAAATTAACAGAGGTTACCATGGCGTTGCAGCGCATCGACAATTTAAGCGGTATGACCGTGCTTGACGTAAAGGGCTTTGGCCGCGGCCGAAAAACGAAGGCATCTCTGGAAGAACAACTGGTTGATTTTGTGCCGCATGTTAAAATTGAAGTTTTTTGCAATGATGAATTGCTCAATCAGGTGGTAGAAGCCATTGAAAAATCGGCGCACACCGGCCTGCGAGGCGATGGTAAAATTTACATTTGTGAGCTGCAGGAGGCCATTCGCATCAGCAGCGGTGAACGTGGAGAGAATGCGGTTTAACGCTGCTTATCTGCCTTCTGGCGACGCTTGAACGTTAAAAAGAGCGTCTGCCAGAAGGCAATTTAAACGTTTATCGGCAAGGCATCCGAGGCGAAAAGTTCCGTTCGCCGATTATTTCCAGCAAGAAAACATTAAAAAAGGATTTATTCCTGCTGAAAGAATGGATACGGAAATAATGTCGTCAAAATTAACAAACTACAGAAAGCGCACAAAAACCGATCCTGGATTCCAGCGAGGTGGAAAACAGGGATTTGTTCCTCTATAAAAAGGGAGACGCAAAATCGTTCTTTTAGCGCTTAAGCTAAATAAAAGGAGTTAATGAAAATGAAACAACATGAACCTGAAGGTTTCCACGGCAAGTGGTACAGCCATCCGCCCATGCGCAATGCGTTAATTGCCGGAGCGATTACCGGTGTGACATTCGCCCTGTCGTATTCCGGCCTGATTGCCCAGACATGGGAAATCGCTTTATACGTGATCGCCATGTTCATCGGCGGTTATCACTGGACGCGCGAAGGCTTTGAGAAACTAATCGAAGAAAAAGAAATCGGCATCGAAATGCTGATGATCGCCGCCACCATCGGTTCCGCCATTTTAGGCATGTGGGACGAAGCGGCCTTTCTGGTCTTTTTGTACGGCGCAGCCGAGGGCTTAGAAGAGTACACCTACGCCAAAACACGGGCTTCCATTCGTAAATTGCTGGACCTGGCGCCCAAAGAAGCGCACCTTTTGCGCAACGGCAAAGAAGAAACCGTACCCGCCGAAACATTGAAAGTGGGCGATATCTTTCTGGTCAGGCCCGGCGAATCCATTCCCACGGACGGTATTGTCATTAAAGGCCGTTCGAGCGTAAACGAGGCGCCGGTTACGGGCGAATCGACGCCGGTGGTGAAAGAAGAAGGACAGCCTGTTTTTGCCGCGACCATGAATCAGGAAGGCGCGCTGGAAATTCGCGCAACGGCTACTTTTCAGGACAACACCCTGGCCAAAATGATCCATCTGGTGGAAGAGGCCCAGGAGCAAAAAGGCAAAGCGCAGGCCTTTATCGAACGTTTTGGCCGCAGATATTCTCCGCTGGTGCTGGTAAGCGCTCTTTTAATGATCATTGTCCCTTATCTTTTAGGCGCTTCGCTTTCATTCTGCGCCTCAAGAGCCGTGGTTTTGCTGGTTGCCGCAGCGCCATGCGCATTGATTATGTCCACGCCGGTGGCTCTGGCCGCCGGAATCGGCACGGCCGGTAAAAACGGCGTTTTGATCAAAGGCGGCGTGCATCTGGAAAATCTTGGAAAATTAAAAGCCATTGCCTTTGATAAAACCGGTACGCTAACCATGGGCAAACCGGTGATTACGGACATCGTTCCGGCTAATGGCTCGACAGAAGACCTATTGCAGATCGCTTTGAGTATTGAACGGCTTTCGGAGCATCCTCTGGCCAGAGCCATTGTTCAAAAAGCGGAAGAATTAAACATAAAAGCTCTTGAAGTTAGCGAGTTTAAATCTATTGCCGGATACGGCGCCCGGGCTAAAATTAACGGTAAGTTTTTTGTGGTGGGACGCCCGGAATTGATGGGGAACAATGCCCTGCCAGCTACTCTGGAATCAAAAGCGCGCGCCTTGCGCGAACAGGCGAAAACGGTCATTGTCGTGGGCAACGACCATGAGGTTAAAGGGCTGCTCGCCGTTCGGGACGAAATCCGGCCCGGCGCCGTTCAAATGATTGAAGAGCTACACCGTCTGGGCATCAAGGTGGCCATTTTAACCGGCGATAACGAACAAACAGCGCAGGCCATTGCCAGAGAGTTAAAAGTAGATGATGTGCGCGCCAGCTTAAAACCGGAAAATAAAATGGACGCTCTGAAAGATCTACTGCGACAATATGGGGCCGTGGCCATGGTGGGCGACGGCATTAACGACGCCCCGGCGCTGGCTCAGGCAACTGTGGGGTTTGCCATGGGCGCTGCCGGCACCGATGCAGCCATTGAAGCGGCCGATATCGCCCTGATGGGCGACGACCTGGCAAAAATTCCATTTGCCTTAAGACTGGGCAAAAAAGTTCGCATCGTAAGCACAGAAAACATCGTCTTTTCCTTGCTTGTTTTGCTTTTTTTAATTCCTACAGCCGTCGCCGGCATGATGTCTGTGGCCACGGCCGTTTTCTTCCATGAGGCCTCTGAGTTGCTGGCTGTTGGCAACGGATTAAGGGCCGGTAAAATTAAAAACGCATGAATCACTGTGTTTGGTCATTGGCGTACGTAATGTGAAGTTTTTTAGGATATGTCAAATTCTTGTTTGGAAAAAATTAAATCCCGTAGGGATTGATGAGAATAGCGCGGCAGTTCACTGCCGGGAAAAGGGAAACCACACAAATGTAAAAATGTCCCGGAGGGACATCTGAATTTCCATCCCGCTGGTTTCAGCCGTCCCCACGGGACGGGATTGTGATCTGGTTCGGTGCATTTTCTTAGTGTGAAGTTTTTGTAGATGTGTCAAATTCTTGTTTGGGAAAAAATTAAATCCCGTAGGGATTGTTGAGAATAGCGCGGCAGTTCACTGCCGGGGGAAGGGAAACCACACAAATGTAAAAATGTCCCGTAGGGACATCTGAATGTCCATCCCGCCGGTTTCAGCCGTCCCCACAGGACGGGATTTAGTTTCGTGCAAATGCAAGAAGATGAATGACAGACCTGAGACCATTCAACCAATCAACCACTCTAGCGGTATAAAAATTTTCAAATCCCAGCATGACGGAGCAGATCCTACGAAGAAAGTATTCTAAAGATAGCTACTAACGAACCGAAAATAACAGTGTTCACCATTTGTATCCAAATAATGAGCAGCAACCCGTGACATCGGAAGGCGCAGACAAGGTTAAGTTTTGTAAAAAACAATGAAGTCATAAATTTAAGGAGGTATCATGCGCTGGTTATTTATTTTGATTGCTGTGGTAGGATTGATCTCAACTGGATTAGTGGCGCAAACCTTGCCCACCCAAACCTCTACTTTGTTTAGCGGTTCTGGCAACTGTGCCACCTGTCATCAGCCCGGTCCCCCCAACACAGGCGCTTTGTTAGATTTGCAGGGACGCGATGTTTCGCCCGTCACCTTGTGGCGTTCTACCATGATGGCCAGCGCCTCGAAAGATCCATTCTGGCAGGCAAAAGTTTCTGCGGAAATTTCGGCCAATCCGCATTTGCAAAGTGTCATTGAAGACAAATGCACCACCTGTCATGCGCCCATGGGGCGCACCGAGGCCATCTACAACGGCGCTTCCGGTTATACCTTCGCTGAAATGAAACTTGACTCTCTTGCGCTGGACGGCGTAAGCTGCACGCTTTGCCATCAGATAAAAAGTGATAATTTGGGCCTGTCCGAAAGTTTTAGCGGACACTATCTCATCGAGAACGACCGCATTATTTACGGCCCGTTTCAGAATCCTTTAACTTCACCCATGCAAAACAGCGTAAATTACACGCCAACTCATGGACTGCAGACATTAAACTCGGAGCTCTGCGCCACCTGCCACACTCTGTTCACGCCTTATGTGGATAACGACGGTAATGTGGTGGGAGAGGCGCCAGAACAAACGCCTTACCTGGAATGGAAAAATAGCGTTTTCCCCTCCCGCGATGTACAGTGCCAGACCTGCCACATGCCAAAACTTAACGAGAGCATAATAATTGCCAATCATCCTACTACTCTGGTGGCGCGTAGCGAATATGCCCTGCATTTTTTTGTTGGCGGAAATGTTTACATGTTGAAACTATTAAAAGCCCACAGCACTGCGCTGGGCCTTACGGCAAACACCGCGCAGCTCGACAGCACACTTTCGCGTACCATTCGCTTTTTGCAGAATGAAACAGCGGAGCTTTCGGCTGAATATCAATGGATAACCAGTGATACGTTGCTGGTAAAAGTGGCCGTTCAAAACAAAACCGGCCACAAATTTCCCACGGCCTATCCCAGTCGGCGCGCCTGGCTGGAATTGCGCTTAAACGATGCGCAGGGACAGGTGTTGTTCGAATCCGGAGCATGGGATGCCGCTTTAGGAGAAATTCGCTACTTATCCGAACCTTTCGAACCGCATTACACACTGATTACCAAACCGGAACAGGTGCAAATTTACCAGTCGGTGATGAAAGACGTGGACAACAACGTCAACTACACGCTGTTGCGCGCCGCCGGTTATCTTAAAGACAATCGCATCCCGCCACAGGGATTTAGTGTAAACGGCCCGGCCTACGATTCCACAGCCATTATTGGCAGCGCTGTAAATGATGTGGATTTTAATCGTGACGGTTCGGGCACAGATACGGTGATTTACAAAATCGGCGGTTTGAACAAAAATAATCAATATACTTTAACGGTAAAATTGAATTATCAGAGTCTGAGTCCCCGTTTTGTAGCTGATCTTCTACAATACGATACGCCCGAAGTACAGGCTTTCACCGCCTATTACCAGCAAGTTCCGAATCTGCCGCTGGTAATCGATTCCTTACAACAAACGGTCACAGCTACAGGTATTAAAAAAAGCCAGCTTCATTTTCCGCAGCGTGAGTTATTGGTCAGCGCGTATCCCAACCCCTTCAATCCGCAAACGACCATTAGCGTGCAAACCTCGGCAAACGGCAGACTGACCATCACTATTTTTAACATTAAGGGCGAAAAGATAAAATCGCTTGCCCAAACAACGGTTTCAAGGGGCGTTCACCGCTTTGTCTGGGAAGGGCAGTCCGATCAGAACACACCGCTGCCAAGCGGAACCTACTTGCTCCGCATCGAACTAACCCCCGACGGAGGGAGCGGCACACAAATACAAACAAAAAAGATTATTTTGCTTAAGTAGGCATTAGAAAAAGACACTTTTAAATAGAAATCAAAGCAGCAGGCGCTCAGAGCGACACTTCAATTAAAGGCCCGTCGTGTGAACACAGGACGGGCCTTTAAGTATTCTGTTTACGCCGTTTTTTTTAGCGTTAAAATGGCTTTAAATTCTCGGCAGATGATCAGCAGTAAAAATCAAATGCATGTAATGAAAGTTAAAGAAACCGCTTCCACTTACAAGGCAAAGTCAAAACCTCTCACCTATCAGGAATATCTAAAACTGCCCGACGATGGACAGCGCTACGAAGTGATTAACGGAGAGCTAATCATGACGCCTTCTCACTTAACCATCCATCAGCAAATTAGCGACGAAATCTTCTTAAAATTAGGCGGTTACGTAAAACAAAAAATATTGGTTTGATTTTTCACGCGCCTTTAGCTGTTGATTTAAGCGAAAAAAATGTCCTTCAACCCGATATTATTTTTATTGCGAAAGAACGGCAGGAAATCGTCACGGACAAAAATATTTCCGGCGCTCCGGCTCTGGTTGTCGAAATTCTCCCCCCTTCCACAGCTTACTACAACTTGTTCGATAAAAAAGAGCTTTACGAACAATTTGGCGTAAAAGAATACTGGATTGTTGATCCCCTGCGGCAGTGGATTGAAATTTAAAATCTCCAAGGAACCAAATTTGTTCTGACGCAAAAACTTAGAAAAACAAGGCCGTCTCAATCCTCTCTAATAAAGGGCTTCGCTTTGAAATTAGAAGAGCTTTTTCAAGAATAGTCATGGTGCTTTGTTCATGCACCTAAAAATGGCTGCGGTGGGGGCTGTTGGTTGGTTGAATTGTTTCTGAACTGTCATTTGTAAATCCAGCCCTAGCGAGATGAAGGGCAGCCCTGGGAATCTCTGCCACTGTCGGCGGGAAGAAGGAGTATATGAGTTAAAGAGTCCGTTGGCCGGATGGTTGAATAATAGAGCGGGAAAGTACGGCCTGAAATTCTTTTACCGATTCAATAGTGGAAGAATTTGCGTCTTGCACATGGAGTGGATAATGGGGCCAGGGGCTTGCGGTAAGTAGGCCCGGGGCGCTGCCCCGGGCCATGACCTCCGCCGGGCAAGCGGAGCGCTCTGACAGAACGCTCCGCTTCTGCCACCAAACAAAACGAACCTTTCAAAGCGTCTCGCTCCACATTCAACCATCCACGAAGAGCGCCCGGAATGAAAAAAGTACAATCACAGGGTAGGCTCACAGAGCAAGCCCACAGGGCATGCATCCTCGTAATGAGTAATGCACGATGAGTTAACGTCCACAAATTTTCAAGTAAAGATGACGAATCGATACCATTAAGAAAGGTCATCCCGAAAAATAATTCAGGACGACCCATGAAAAAACAATCAATGGAACATTATTTTAACAACATCGCCTTGCGCGTTACACCCATGCTGTTTACTTTAAGCGTAATAAAATAAATGCCAGAGCTGAATCCAGTGGCATCCCATTGCACCTGATGCAAGCCCGCATTTTTTTGTCCCTCTAACAGCCGTGCAACAAGCTTTCCCTGTGCGTTGTAAATATTCAGTTCTACGTTAGCCTGTTTACCCAAGCGGAAAGAAATGGTCGTCGCCGGATTAAACGGATTGGGGAAATTTTGCAACAATGAAAAATCCAGCGGCTGGTGCGCAGACCGGCTACCGGCCATGGCTGCTGGAATTCCGCTGGGATCGATTTTAGCAAAAGCCGTTGCCCAGCGGCCGTCTTCCTGGGCAAAGGGATCGTAATCGCCGCGCGTCCAGGCATATTGATTAAAAACCCAAAAATTGTAGGCATTATCAGGATCCAGAGCAATGGCGCTGTAATCTCCCCAGCGGTTGCCAATATGAATGGGCAAACCGGTGCGCACATAATAATCAAGACCTTCGTGAACCAGTTGTGTGGGTTGCACCTCTCCCGGGGCATCTGTACTTTGATGGACGGTAAAATAGGAACCGGCGTACATGGAATCGCCCACCACCGAAAAGCCAATGCCAATATCGCCCTTGTAGTTTGCGGCAATCGCCGGATAGCCGGTGTAAGCATCCACCTGAATATCATTCGCGCCGATAAATCCCTGCTGTTCCAGTACCAGGTTATTTAAATCAGAGGTGTTGACCGCAAACCAGAAAACCGTTGCCTGGCCGGCGTCGTCTCCCGAAGGCGGGTTTACAGTGGATGCGCCCAAAAGCGTGTCCCCTCTCCAGAAGCAACTCTGCGCGCGATCATCGCCAAAGTCGATTTTAATATTACTATCCTTTTGCGGGGCCTCGGGCACGCCCGCAGAATTATCGTGAATTTGCCCCGGATTCAAAAACTGCACGTTAAAAAAAGGTCCGCCTGCCGTGCCCAGCGGGTCATCCACGCGGAAAATGGCAATCAGGTCGTCATTACCGGCGCCGTCGTCCCATTCTGCGCTGTACAAAAAGGTGCCCACCGCTCCATTGGCGCTCGTTGGCTGCGGCCCGGACATAATGGCCGGCATTAAGGTAAAGGCCTGCTCGCTCAATCCCGCTTCACTGGAAGGATCATAGACCCAAACCTGAGAGGTATCCGTTCCACTGTACAAACCTTTGTCTAAAATCCACAATCTTGAGGCCTGATAAAGATTAGTGCCAAAGCTAAACATATTGCCCGTAATGTAAATGGCCTCCGCGCTGACCGCCAGCCCGGGAAAATCAAGCCATGTTTCCAGCCCGTTAACCGTTAATTTGGTGGCAATTCGCTGAAAATACCAGCCATCGTTGGGATTATCTGTGGCCGAAACGGCGATGTGAATGTAATTAATGTTGCCCGTGTCGCTCTGTTCATCGGCAATTACGACGTAACGATTATTATAAAAATCATAAACAACACGCGGATCAAACAGATCGGTAGGCGAGGTGGCCGCAAAAAAATCATTCAATCCTTCGCTGTGCTCCAGAATTCGGTCAACTTTAGTGTACCACTCAATGGCCGTGTTTACTGCCAGAAGAAAATGATTGGGCCCCACACATCCCGTGTTGTCCGGCGGCGTCTGCGCGTAGCCGTTGTACGCCTTATCCGTGTCATAATTAATGGCTTCGGTTACCGGCCCATCGATAAAAGGGAGCGCTTCGGCCGCAGAGGGCTGGTTTTGCTTGTGGACATTGGTTAAGCCTGCCCGCTCTTTCAGTAGTCCTTTTTGACGATACAGATTAAATTCGCCCCCGGCTGACAGCCGGGGCTTAATGGCCTGCCGATAAGAAGAAAATTTATGTGAATTGGCATGAACGGCGCTTAAACAAAACAGTGAAAATAGCGCCAATACCATTAAACGGTTAAATAAAGTGCGCATGATCGTCCCCTCTCATCTTTATAAGTTGCGCTTTAAAGTAAAAAACGGTTTGGCCAGCGTAAACCTCATTCGTCACAATACCCCCCGTTAAAATCAAGATTAATCAGGTTTTACTTACTGCCAATATTCCAAATTCAACCGATTCCATTTTCCAACCGGTAGAAAAAGATGGCGGCAAGCTTCAATGGCAGTAAAGTTGCCATTATTTGCTCGCCACGTCAAAGTACAAACCGCTGATTGGGCCCGGGGCGCTACCCCTGGCCCCACCTTATTAAACAAAACATTCTTTCAACCCTACGCCCTGTCCCGGCCGAAGGACTATTGTTAAATGTCCGTAAATTTTCTACATTGCTCGGAAGGAAGTTTTAAAGATCAGAAAGTGAATGCCGCAAATGTTCAGCCAATTTGACAAAAAGATGATGCGCCGCTGTTTTACCCTGGCGCGTAAAGGGCGTTTTAAAGTTCGGCCCAATCCCATGGTGGGCGCCGTGCTGGTAAAAAACGGCCGCGTCATTGGCGAGGGCTACCACCGCTACTTTGGCGGGCCGCATGCCGAGGTGGAGGCCTTCCAAAACGCCACAGAAGATCCTACCGGCGCCACCCTTTATTGTAATCTGGAACCCTGTTGCCACGCCAATAAAAAAACACCGCCCTGCACCCCGCTGGTCATCAGCAAAAAAGTAGCGCGCGTGGTAGTGGCTAATATTGATCCCAATCCCGATGTGAGCGGCAAAGGGTTGCAACAAATGCGTGAGGCGGGCATTCAGGTAGAATCCGGGCTGCTGCAAGAAGAGGGCGCGGAGCTGAACAGGGTTTTCTTTTTAAATATGAAAGAGAACCGACCGTTTATTACCTTAAAAATTGCCCGCTCGCTGGATGGATTTATTTCTGAAAGCAGAGATAAACAAACCTGGCTCACTTCAGAAAAGGCCATAAAATTTGTTCACCGCCTGCGCGCAGCACATCAGGCCGTGCTGGTGGGCGCCGGAACCGTCAGAGCCGATGATCCGCAACTTACCGTACGCATGGCGCGCGGCCCCCAGCCGTTGCGCGTGGCGCTAAGCGCATCGCTTATTTTTTCTGACCGGGCGCAAATCTTTACCGATCGATTTCGGGACAAAACCCTGATCATTACCACCCAGCAGGCCGACAAAGAAAAAATCGAACAACTACTCGGCAAAGGCGTTCGCGTTGAATCAGCGCCTGATTTGACTAACGGAAACATAAATCTGCGATTGTTGCTGGAAATATTGTGGCAAAAATTCAAAATCGGCTCCCTACTGGTCGAGGGCGGCCAGCAGATTTTTACGAATTTTTTGAATGAACGGTTATTAGACGAATTGATTTTAATCGAAACCCCGGTTTTGCTGGGCCAGGGTTTGCCGGCGTTTGATCGCCTGCGCGGTCATTTTCTACAATTAAAAACGATTAAAAAGTTAGGGCCAGACGTGGCCATCATTTACCGTAAAAAAGAAAGATGACAATCGAACTTAAAATTACTAAATTTGGCTCATGTTTACCGGATTAATCGAAGAAGTGGGAACACTGACCCACAGCAGATCAATAAACGGCGGGAAGCGATTGCTCGTTTCCGCCCAAAAAATTCTGGACGGCACGCGTGTGGATGATTCCATCGCTGTCAATGGCGTTTGTCTGACGGTTACGGAATTGACCGACGGCGGCTTTTGGGTGGATGCCGTGGGCGAGACTTTGAACAAAACGACCATTAAAAACTGGCGCCTTGGCGAGAAAGTGAACCTGGAACGAGCCTTGCGTTTAAGCGATCGGCTGGGCGGGCATCTGGTGCAGGGGCACGTAAACGCTGTGGGACGAACAACACGGCTGGAAAAAATGGGCGAGAACTACTGGTGGGAGGTAGAAGTACCGCAGACGTTGGTGAAGTACGTCATTGCCGAAGGTTCCATCGCTCTGGATGGCATCAGTCTGACGGTGGCCCGCTTAAATGGGAACAGAGTCGGCCTTTCGATCATTCCACATACTTACCGCCATACCGCCCTGCGCTTTCATCAGGTGGGCGCGATGGTGAATATCGAGGTTGATGTCATTGCCCGCTATGTGGAGCGACTGCTGCAGTTTGATAATAAAAACGGCGGCACAGGCGGGCTTTCTGAAGACTGGCTAAAAAGGATGGGCTTTTAAATTTCTTTTTCGGGCCGAAACAGAAGTCGGGCGCCGGGGCGCATTTTTTTGGGGTGTCTCAAAAGCGAAATTAAATGCATGATTATTTAAAATCATGGGAAATCTTACATTAGCCCTCACCCCCTGCCCACCTCTCCTGAAAATCGGGAGAGGGGGAATTAAAGGGGGTGAGGGAAAGAAGAAATTTATAAAAATACATTGTCTTTGACTTTTGGGACAGTCCCTAAAAACATAAAAAAATTTAAGAGCGGGGCGTAAAAGCGATCTCAGGAAAACCGCTAAAAAACCTTAATGGTTTGAAATGAAAATCAAATTCAGGAATAAGCAATGAACGAAGAGATAAAATTCAATACCATAGAAGAGGCTATCGAAGACATTCGTAACGGCAAAATGGTGGTGGTGGTGGACGACCGCGATCGCGAAAACGAAGGCGATTTAATCATGGCCTCCGAGCTGGTCCGTCCGGAAGATGTAAATTTCATAACGCGTGAAGCGCGGGGCATGCTCTGCATTTCCATCACCGAGGAACGAGCGCGCGAACTCGATCTTGATTTTATGGTGCCTGATAATGACAACTCGTCCAAACATCAAACACCGTTTACCGTAAGCGTGGATGCCAGGCACGGTACAACAACGGGCATTTCGGCTTACGACCGCGCGCACACCATTCGCGTCATTATCGATCCAGCCACCAGACCAACAGACCTGGCCCGGCCGGGACACATCTTTCCATTAATTGCTAAACGAGGCGGCGTGTTGCGTCGCGCCGGCCACACAGAAGCGGCCATGGACCTGGCGCGTCTGGCCGGTTTAAAACCCTCCGGCATTTTATGTGAAATCATGGCCGCCGACGGCACCATGGCCCGCGGAAAAGAGCTAAAAGCGTTCACCCAAAAACACAACTTAAAAATCATTACCATTGCCGATCTGATCGAATACCGACGTAAGCGGGAAAAATTCGTGCGGCGACGGGTGGTGGTCGATTTGCCCACCAGGTATGGTCAGTTTAAACTCTATCTTTATGAGAATACCCTGAACACCTACGAGCACCATGTGGCGCTGGTTAAAGGCGCCGTTGCCGACGGAAAGCCCACGCTGGTGCGTGTACATTCTGAGTGTTTAACCGGCGATGTGTTTGGTTCCAAGCGCTGCGATTGCGGCGATCAGCTGGCCGCTGCCCTGCAAATGATCGAAAAAGAGGGGCGCGGCGTGCTGCTCTACATGCGCCAGGAAGGGCGTGGAATCGGTCTGGTGAACAAATTGTTGGCCTACGCCCTGCAGGAACAGGGTAAAGACACCGTGGAAGCCAATGAAGCGCTGGGCTTTAAGCCGGATTTGCGCGATTACGGCATTGGCGCGCAAATTCTAAAGGACCTGGGATTGAGAAAAATCCGCCTGATGACCAACAATCCAAAAAAAATCGTCGGATTAAAAGGCTACGATCTGGAAGTGGTCGAACGCGTGCCCCTCGAAATTTGCCCGAACGAGGTAAATGAATTCTACCTGAAGACCAAAAGAGATAAATTAGGCCATTTATTTTTAAAAGATAAGTAGTTATATTTAGAGGAAAAGAACGATGCAGAAGATCGAAGGAAAACTTTCGGCCAGAGGAAAAAAATTCGCGCTGGTGGTCAGCCGTTTTAATGAGTTTATCGGCAACAAACTGCTGGAAGGAGCGCTGGACTGCCTGACGCGTCACCACTGCGAAGAAGATGATATTACGGTGATCTGGGTGCCCGGTTCGTTTGAGATCCCTCTGGTGGCTAAAAAGCTGGCTAAAACCGGAAAGTACGACGGGGTTATTTGCCTGGGAGCGGTGATTCGCGGCGCTACCCCTCACTTTGACTATGTGGCGGCCGAGGTCTCCAAAGGCATTGCGCACACCGCCCTGGAAACCGAAGTGCCCGTTATTTTCGGCATTATCACCAGCGACACCATCGAACAGGCCATTGAACGCGCCGGAACCAAGGCCGGCAACAAAGGCTGGGATGCGGCCCTGGCAGCCATCGAAATGGCCGATCTGATGAGCAAACTATAAAATAAAACTAATTTTGAGGAGCGAAACCGTGACGAGACCGCTTTTAATTCTTTTGTTTGTCTTTAAGGCCTTAACGGCCCAGGGAGTGGGCGACTGGCAAACGTTAACCTACATGAACAACATTAACGGCCTGATCGCAGACGG
This sequence is a window from Caldithrix abyssi DSM 13497. Protein-coding genes within it:
- a CDS encoding P-II family nitrogen regulator, whose protein sequence is MKHIIAYIKPHKLTEVTMALQRIDNLSGMTVLDVKGFGRGRKTKASLEEQLVDFVPHVKIEVFCNDELLNQVVEAIEKSAHTGLRGDGKIYICELQEAIRISSGERGENAV
- a CDS encoding heavy metal translocating P-type ATPase; translated protein: MKQHEPEGFHGKWYSHPPMRNALIAGAITGVTFALSYSGLIAQTWEIALYVIAMFIGGYHWTREGFEKLIEEKEIGIEMLMIAATIGSAILGMWDEAAFLVFLYGAAEGLEEYTYAKTRASIRKLLDLAPKEAHLLRNGKEETVPAETLKVGDIFLVRPGESIPTDGIVIKGRSSVNEAPVTGESTPVVKEEGQPVFAATMNQEGALEIRATATFQDNTLAKMIHLVEEAQEQKGKAQAFIERFGRRYSPLVLVSALLMIIVPYLLGASLSFCASRAVVLLVAAAPCALIMSTPVALAAGIGTAGKNGVLIKGGVHLENLGKLKAIAFDKTGTLTMGKPVITDIVPANGSTEDLLQIALSIERLSEHPLARAIVQKAEELNIKALEVSEFKSIAGYGARAKINGKFFVVGRPELMGNNALPATLESKARALREQAKTVIVVGNDHEVKGLLAVRDEIRPGAVQMIEELHRLGIKVAILTGDNEQTAQAIARELKVDDVRASLKPENKMDALKDLLRQYGAVAMVGDGINDAPALAQATVGFAMGAAGTDAAIEAADIALMGDDLAKIPFALRLGKKVRIVSTENIVFSLLVLLFLIPTAVAGMMSVATAVFFHEASELLAVGNGLRAGKIKNA
- a CDS encoding FlgD immunoglobulin-like domain containing protein, producing the protein MRWLFILIAVVGLISTGLVAQTLPTQTSTLFSGSGNCATCHQPGPPNTGALLDLQGRDVSPVTLWRSTMMASASKDPFWQAKVSAEISANPHLQSVIEDKCTTCHAPMGRTEAIYNGASGYTFAEMKLDSLALDGVSCTLCHQIKSDNLGLSESFSGHYLIENDRIIYGPFQNPLTSPMQNSVNYTPTHGLQTLNSELCATCHTLFTPYVDNDGNVVGEAPEQTPYLEWKNSVFPSRDVQCQTCHMPKLNESIIIANHPTTLVARSEYALHFFVGGNVYMLKLLKAHSTALGLTANTAQLDSTLSRTIRFLQNETAELSAEYQWITSDTLLVKVAVQNKTGHKFPTAYPSRRAWLELRLNDAQGQVLFESGAWDAALGEIRYLSEPFEPHYTLITKPEQVQIYQSVMKDVDNNVNYTLLRAAGYLKDNRIPPQGFSVNGPAYDSTAIIGSAVNDVDFNRDGSGTDTVIYKIGGLNKNNQYTLTVKLNYQSLSPRFVADLLQYDTPEVQAFTAYYQQVPNLPLVIDSLQQTVTATGIKKSQLHFPQRELLVSAYPNPFNPQTTISVQTSANGRLTITIFNIKGEKIKSLAQTTVSRGVHRFVWEGQSDQNTPLPSGTYLLRIELTPDGGSGTQIQTKKIILLK
- a CDS encoding Uma2 family endonuclease, which gives rise to MKVKETASTYKAKSKPLTYQEYLKLPDDGQRYEVINGELIMTPSHLTIHQQISDEIFLKLGGYVKQKILV
- a CDS encoding Uma2 family endonuclease, giving the protein MIFHAPLAVDLSEKNVLQPDIIFIAKERQEIVTDKNISGAPALVVEILPPSTAYYNLFDKKELYEQFGVKEYWIVDPLRQWIEI